Proteins encoded by one window of Clostridium cagae:
- a CDS encoding MerR family transcriptional regulator → MSEKLKKYFNTGEFAKLCNVKKQTLFHYDAIGIFSPEIKDKNGYRYYSHHQFEIFNVIMILKGINMPLKDIRSYLDNRTPDSLINLFKNKMLEIDNEIENLNRIKELMQTKIDVTEKSYKIDPLKISLEFKEEEHLILSKSIENVSYNEYLRSVSEHMKYCTSNKLNTSYSLGAMINKKNILQGVKENYSYLYTKIDPKLNCSSIFIKPNGIYAIAYHKGNYETIDSTYKKIISFLDSFNLNIGDYAYEECILDEASVIGFENYLTEISVEVNTK, encoded by the coding sequence ATGAGCGAAAAATTAAAAAAATATTTTAATACTGGAGAATTTGCTAAACTATGTAATGTAAAAAAACAAACACTTTTTCACTATGATGCAATAGGAATTTTTTCGCCTGAGATAAAGGATAAAAATGGGTACAGATATTATTCACACCATCAATTTGAAATCTTTAATGTTATTATGATTCTAAAAGGAATTAATATGCCATTAAAAGATATAAGATCTTATCTTGATAATAGAACTCCTGATTCATTAATTAATTTATTTAAAAATAAAATGTTAGAAATAGATAATGAAATTGAAAACTTAAATAGAATAAAAGAACTTATGCAAACTAAAATAGATGTGACAGAAAAATCATATAAAATTGATCCATTGAAGATATCTTTAGAATTTAAAGAAGAAGAACATTTGATTCTTAGTAAATCTATAGAAAATGTTAGTTATAACGAATACCTAAGATCAGTATCAGAACATATGAAATACTGCACTTCAAATAAACTAAATACAAGTTACTCCCTTGGTGCAATGATAAATAAAAAAAATATTCTTCAGGGTGTAAAAGAAAATTATTCTTATCTTTACACAAAAATAGATCCAAAATTAAATTGTAGTTCTATTTTTATTAAACCTAACGGTATTTATGCTATAGCTTATCATAAAGGAAATTATGAAACTATTGATTCTACATATAAAAAAATAATATCATTTTTAGATTCATTTAACCTTAATATTGGTGATTATGCTTATGAAGAATGCATTTTAGATGAAGCTTCTGTTATCGGATTTGAAAATTACTTAACAGAAATTTCAGTTGAGGTTAATACTAAATAG
- the bioD gene encoding dethiobiotin synthase, protein MAKGVFITATNTDVGKTYITALIVKKLREANINCGYYKAALSGAEIINNDIVAGDAKYVYNVANIKGNPNECVSYIFKQAVSPHLAAKLNNVHISMDKIVADFNYRCNEHDYITVEGSGGIICPIYYDKEKIMLTDIIKKLKIPIILVSPSGLGSINGTILTLEYIKKHNLVVNSIILNNYDKSNIIHIDNKRILEEMTNLLVYTCEQYSEDIDIPLKELKKFYDFI, encoded by the coding sequence ATGGCAAAGGGAGTTTTTATAACAGCAACTAATACAGATGTAGGAAAGACATATATAACTGCTTTAATTGTAAAAAAATTAAGAGAAGCAAATATTAATTGTGGTTATTATAAAGCAGCGCTTAGTGGTGCAGAAATTATAAATAATGATATTGTAGCTGGGGATGCAAAGTATGTTTATAATGTAGCAAATATTAAAGGAAATCCAAATGAATGTGTAAGTTACATTTTTAAACAAGCTGTATCACCTCATTTAGCAGCTAAACTTAATAACGTGCATATTAGTATGGACAAAATAGTTGCTGATTTTAATTATAGATGTAATGAGCATGATTATATTACAGTAGAAGGTAGTGGGGGGATCATATGTCCAATTTATTATGATAAAGAAAAAATAATGTTAACGGATATTATAAAAAAATTAAAAATTCCAATTATACTAGTATCACCGTCAGGATTAGGCAGTATAAATGGGACTATTTTGACTTTGGAATATATAAAAAAACATAATCTTGTTGTAAATTCAATTATATTAAACAATTATGATAAGAGTAATATTATTCATATAGATAATAAAAGAATTTTAGAAGAAATGACTAATTTACTTGTGTATACATGTGAACAATATTCAGAAGATATAGATATTCCATTGAAAGAATTAAAAAAGTTTTATGATTTTATATAA
- a CDS encoding ABC transporter ATP-binding protein: MKLILRYLKNYKFLIALNVISVFGFALVELGIPTIMAKIIDNGIANSDVQYIKNMGLVIVLISILGVIGTIMVGYCSAKISTSITRDIRNDIFKKSQEFSHSEYNKFGVSSMITRTTNDAYQVMQFTNTLLRMALLTPVMFVVSLIMIVRTNVKLSTVLLIAVPFIIVGVIIIAKLSHPISEKQQNRLDKLNRISRENLTGIRVIRAFGNDDHEKQRFYETNNEYANISKNLFKLMAVSQPAFFLLLDVAIIAIFWLSSNMINVGTLQVGQLVAFIEYLFHAMFSMMLFSMIFIMYPKAQVSANRIEEILKEEPIIENPKNGIKSTEIRGLVEFNNVTFTYPGGEEAVLKDISFIAKKGETVAFIGSTGSGKSTLINLIPRFYDVTEGNIKIDNVDVREYDLNSLRKKIGFIPQKTLLFTGSISNNIKFGKKNASTGEVEYSAKVSQAYDFISHKPKMFDEMITEGGANVSGGQKQRLSIARAIVRKPEIYIFDDSFSALDFKTDSLLRAKLKEETKESVVLIVAQRVSSIMDADKIIVLNEGKIVGIGKHKELLNSCNIYNEIASSQLTKEELA; this comes from the coding sequence ATGAAATTAATTTTAAGATACTTAAAAAATTATAAATTTCTAATAGCTTTAAATGTGATATCTGTGTTTGGATTTGCTTTAGTTGAATTAGGAATTCCAACTATTATGGCTAAAATTATTGATAATGGAATAGCTAATAGTGATGTACAGTACATAAAAAATATGGGCTTGGTTATTGTTTTAATTTCTATTTTAGGAGTAATAGGAACAATAATGGTTGGATATTGCTCAGCAAAAATCTCCACAAGTATAACTAGAGATATAAGAAATGATATATTTAAAAAATCTCAAGAATTTTCACATAGTGAATACAATAAATTTGGAGTTTCTTCAATGATTACAAGAACTACAAATGATGCTTATCAAGTTATGCAATTTACAAATACGTTGCTTAGAATGGCATTACTTACTCCAGTTATGTTTGTAGTAAGTTTAATTATGATAGTAAGAACTAATGTGAAATTATCAACCGTATTATTAATTGCAGTACCATTTATAATAGTAGGAGTTATTATAATTGCAAAATTATCTCATCCTATATCAGAAAAACAACAAAATAGATTAGATAAGCTAAATAGAATATCTAGAGAGAATTTAACTGGCATAAGAGTTATTAGAGCTTTTGGAAATGATGATCATGAAAAACAAAGGTTTTATGAAACTAATAATGAATATGCCAATATATCTAAAAATTTATTTAAATTAATGGCAGTATCACAACCCGCATTTTTCTTATTGCTAGACGTAGCTATAATAGCTATTTTTTGGTTATCAAGTAATATGATAAATGTAGGTACTCTTCAAGTTGGACAGCTAGTAGCATTTATAGAATACTTGTTTCATGCTATGTTTTCAATGATGTTATTTTCAATGATATTTATTATGTATCCAAAGGCACAAGTATCTGCAAATAGAATTGAAGAAATATTAAAAGAAGAGCCTATAATAGAAAATCCTAAAAATGGTATTAAAAGTACGGAAATTAGAGGCTTAGTAGAATTTAATAATGTAACATTTACTTATCCAGGTGGAGAAGAAGCTGTACTAAAAGATATATCTTTTATTGCTAAAAAGGGTGAAACAGTAGCATTCATAGGAAGTACAGGTAGTGGAAAATCTACTTTAATTAATTTGATTCCAAGATTTTATGATGTTACTGAAGGTAATATAAAGATAGATAATGTTGATGTTAGAGAGTATGATTTAAATTCTCTTCGTAAAAAGATAGGTTTTATACCACAAAAAACTTTATTATTTACAGGTAGTATATCTAATAATATTAAGTTTGGTAAAAAAAATGCAAGCACTGGAGAAGTAGAATATTCAGCTAAAGTATCACAAGCTTATGATTTTATTTCACATAAACCTAAGATGTTTGATGAAATGATAACTGAAGGTGGAGCCAATGTATCAGGGGGGCAAAAACAAAGATTGTCTATAGCAAGAGCTATAGTTAGAAAACCGGAAATATATATATTTGATGATAGTTTTTCAGCACTTGATTTTAAAACCGATTCATTACTTAGAGCGAAATTAAAAGAAGAAACAAAAGAATCAGTGGTTCTAATAGTAGCACAAAGAGTAAGTTCAATAATGGATGCAGACAAAATTATAGTTTTAAATGAAGGGAAGATTGTTGGAATAGGTAAACATAAAGAACTATTAAATAGTTGTAATATATATAATGAAATTGCCTCATCTCAGCTTACAAAGGAGGAATTAGCATAA
- the ilvB gene encoding biosynthetic-type acetolactate synthase large subunit, whose translation MKYNCAEIVIKLLENQGVKYIAGIPGGFNLPIYDALYKSNITHILARHEQGAAFIAQGISRSTGKPGVCFATSGPGATNLLTAIADAKLDSIPLIAITGQVPLSAIGTDAFQEVDAYGLTIPITKHNFLVRNSKDLFTIIPEAFKISMEGRPGPVLIDIPKNIQTEIIEVDENIFKQTKKDNHKKKSPKSYKLECIAELINTAKKPIIYAGGGIISANASNNLYALAEKSNIPVALSLMGLGAFSYNDVLNLGMLGMHGAPYTNYLLNEADLILAFGVRFDDRATGNINTFCPKATIIHIDIDPAEINKVKISSLSMNENIKYFLEDILPLVNNKERTAWIERVKCFKKDYPLPQFDNPLHPTNIISFVGNTVSDDTIIVTDVGEHQMWTAQRYPFKYPRTFLTSGGLGTMGFGLPAAIGAALANKEKQIICFSGDGSILMNIQELSTLKDLDLNIKIIILNNHHLGLVRQQQELFYNKHFIASKFISNPDFKLIANGFGINSCTFSKENHSFDKLEDILSKPGPYLINILINETENILPMVYPGGANTKMIGGENLYD comes from the coding sequence ATGAAATACAATTGTGCAGAAATAGTTATTAAATTATTGGAAAATCAAGGTGTAAAATATATTGCTGGAATTCCTGGTGGGTTTAACCTTCCAATATATGATGCTTTATATAAAAGTAATATAACTCATATCTTAGCTAGACATGAACAAGGTGCTGCTTTTATAGCTCAAGGTATCTCAAGAAGTACAGGTAAACCCGGAGTATGCTTTGCAACATCTGGTCCGGGGGCTACAAATTTACTTACTGCTATTGCTGATGCTAAATTAGATTCTATTCCTCTAATTGCAATAACTGGACAAGTGCCTCTTTCCGCTATTGGTACAGATGCTTTTCAAGAAGTTGATGCATATGGACTAACTATCCCTATTACTAAGCATAATTTTTTAGTTAGAAATTCCAAAGATCTTTTTACTATTATCCCAGAAGCTTTTAAAATATCAATGGAAGGCCGTCCTGGCCCTGTACTAATAGATATTCCAAAAAATATTCAAACCGAAATAATAGAAGTAGATGAAAATATTTTTAAACAAACAAAAAAAGACAATCATAAAAAAAAATCTCCTAAAAGTTATAAACTTGAATGTATTGCTGAATTAATTAATACAGCAAAAAAGCCTATTATTTATGCTGGAGGAGGCATCATTAGTGCTAATGCCTCTAATAATCTATATGCATTAGCTGAAAAAAGTAATATTCCAGTTGCTTTAAGCTTAATGGGATTAGGTGCATTTTCATATAATGATGTTTTAAATTTAGGAATGCTTGGAATGCATGGAGCCCCTTATACAAATTATCTACTTAACGAAGCAGATTTAATATTAGCATTTGGTGTTAGATTTGATGATAGAGCCACTGGAAATATAAATACATTTTGTCCTAAAGCTACAATAATCCATATAGATATTGATCCTGCTGAAATTAACAAAGTTAAAATTAGCAGCCTATCTATGAATGAAAATATTAAGTATTTCTTAGAGGATATTTTACCTCTTGTTAATAATAAAGAAAGAACAGCCTGGATAGAACGAGTTAAATGCTTTAAAAAAGATTATCCACTTCCTCAATTTGATAATCCTCTACATCCAACTAACATAATTTCTTTCGTTGGTAATACTGTTTCTGATGATACGATAATTGTTACTGATGTAGGTGAACATCAAATGTGGACAGCTCAAAGATATCCTTTTAAGTATCCTAGAACTTTTTTGACTTCTGGTGGCTTAGGGACAATGGGATTTGGACTTCCTGCTGCAATTGGTGCTGCCTTAGCAAATAAAGAAAAACAAATTATTTGCTTTTCTGGTGATGGTTCAATTTTAATGAATATCCAAGAACTTTCAACACTTAAAGATCTAGATTTAAATATAAAAATAATAATATTAAATAATCATCATTTAGGATTGGTTCGCCAACAACAAGAATTATTTTATAACAAACACTTCATTGCATCAAAATTTATATCAAATCCCGATTTTAAATTAATTGCGAATGGTTTCGGAATAAATAGTTGTACTTTCTCAAAAGAAAATCATTCATTTGATAAATTAGAAGATATATTATCAAAACCTGGTCCTTATTTAATAAATATACTAATTAACGAAACTGAAAATATACTACCTATGGTTTATCCTGGTGGTGCAAATACAAAAATGATTGGTGGTGAAAATTTATATGATTAA
- a CDS encoding ABC transporter ATP-binding protein — translation MKKLKYTVNKISPFVKQYKKGFIGAILLIIIAAVFTAISPVVEGLIITQLTRDSINIVKGIDGAAVNLNYIIKVLILLGTVYIFSAVSTYGASFLLTNSIQNAMRDLRNAVQNKIRKLPISYFDKNSQGDVLSRITNDIDTISNALQQSFSQVINAVLSLTLAVIMMFTINVKLALIAILIIPTSYLISKIVVSKSQKLFYHQQNALGKLNGNVQEMYTGFNEIKLYGKQEDVIKEFSDINEELYKTGFKAQFISSTMSPFISLITYLGIAVIGVLGAFYSVAGILTVGNLQAFIRYIWQINQPLSQVTQLSSAIQSAFAAIDRVFEILDEEEQISDKEDFKKLSDPKGNVSFEHVKFGYSEDKPLITDLNAEIKSGQMVAIVGPTGAGKTTLINLLMRFYEIQGGSIKIDGVDSRDMKREDLRSIFGMVLQDTWLFNGSIYENIEYGRFGATKEEIKDAAKIANVHHFIKTLPDGYDMFINEEGSNISQGEKQLLTIARAIISDPAILILDEATSSVDTRIELMLQKAMKNVMKGRTSFVIAHRLSTIRNADLILVINDGNIVEQGNHEELMKKGGFYEKLYNSQFSNKDVI, via the coding sequence ATGAAAAAATTAAAATATACAGTAAATAAGATATCTCCTTTTGTAAAACAATACAAAAAAGGATTTATAGGAGCAATTTTATTAATAATAATAGCAGCGGTATTTACGGCTATTTCACCTGTTGTAGAAGGGCTTATAATAACACAACTTACAAGGGATTCAATTAATATAGTTAAAGGAATTGATGGAGCAGCAGTAAATTTAAATTATATTATAAAGGTTCTTATATTATTAGGAACAGTCTATATATTTAGCGCTGTTTCAACTTATGGAGCTAGCTTTTTATTAACAAATTCTATACAAAATGCAATGAGAGATTTGAGAAATGCAGTTCAAAATAAAATAAGAAAATTACCAATAAGTTATTTTGATAAAAATAGTCAAGGGGATGTATTAAGTAGAATTACTAATGATATAGATACAATATCTAATGCGCTTCAACAAAGTTTTAGCCAAGTAATTAATGCTGTATTATCATTAACATTAGCAGTAATAATGATGTTTACAATTAATGTTAAATTGGCATTGATTGCAATATTAATTATTCCTACAAGTTATTTGATATCAAAAATAGTAGTATCAAAATCTCAAAAGTTATTTTATCATCAACAAAATGCATTAGGTAAATTAAATGGTAATGTTCAGGAGATGTATACTGGATTTAATGAAATAAAGTTATATGGAAAACAAGAAGATGTTATTAAAGAATTTTCAGATATAAATGAAGAACTGTATAAAACAGGATTTAAGGCACAATTCATATCAAGTACTATGTCTCCATTTATTTCATTAATAACTTATCTTGGAATTGCTGTCATAGGCGTTTTAGGAGCATTTTATTCTGTAGCTGGAATATTAACAGTAGGTAATTTACAAGCATTTATACGTTATATATGGCAAATAAATCAACCCCTTTCACAAGTAACACAATTATCTTCTGCAATTCAATCAGCATTTGCAGCTATAGATCGTGTGTTTGAAATATTAGATGAAGAAGAACAAATTTCTGATAAAGAAGATTTTAAAAAGTTAAGTGATCCTAAAGGAAATGTTTCTTTTGAACATGTTAAATTTGGATACTCTGAAGATAAACCTTTAATAACTGATTTAAATGCAGAAATTAAGAGTGGCCAAATGGTTGCAATAGTAGGTCCAACAGGGGCAGGAAAAACTACATTAATTAATTTGTTAATGAGATTTTATGAAATTCAAGGTGGATCTATAAAAATAGATGGTGTAGATAGTCGAGATATGAAACGTGAGGATTTAAGATCTATTTTTGGAATGGTTCTTCAGGATACTTGGTTATTTAATGGAAGTATTTATGAAAACATAGAATATGGTAGATTTGGCGCTACTAAAGAAGAGATTAAAGATGCTGCTAAGATAGCAAATGTACATCATTTTATTAAAACTTTACCAGATGGTTATGATATGTTTATTAATGAGGAAGGATCTAATATATCTCAGGGAGAAAAACAGTTATTAACTATAGCTAGAGCGATAATATCTGATCCAGCAATCTTAATATTAGATGAAGCAACTAGTTCAGTAGATACAAGAATTGAGTTAATGCTTCAAAAAGCAATGAAAAATGTAATGAAGGGTAGAACAAGTTTTGTTATTGCACACAGACTTTCAACAATTCGTAATGCAGATTTAATTTTAGTAATAAATGATGGAAACATTGTTGAACAAGGAAACCATGAAGAATTAATGAAAAAAGGTGGATTTTATGAGAAGTTATATAATAGCCAATTTTCTAATAAAGATGTAATTTAA
- the ilvN gene encoding acetolactate synthase small subunit — protein sequence MINTDFYLVELLVRNHPGVMSHITGLFARRAFNLEGILCTQIDDGSTSKMFLLVKNDFALEQIIKQLEKLYDVLEVSLHQDYDYSIFQNLDKVLKIK from the coding sequence ATGATTAATACTGATTTTTATCTCGTTGAATTGCTTGTAAGAAATCATCCTGGAGTAATGAGTCATATAACAGGATTGTTTGCTAGAAGAGCTTTTAATTTAGAAGGGATACTTTGTACTCAAATTGATGACGGTAGTACAAGCAAAATGTTCTTACTTGTAAAGAATGATTTCGCATTAGAGCAAATTATAAAACAATTAGAGAAACTTTATGATGTTCTTGAAGTCTCCCTTCATCAAGATTATGATTATTCAATTTTTCAAAATCTAGATAAAGTATTAAAAATAAAATAG